The segment CTGATCGGCAGCTGAGGAAAGTCCCTCCACCTACCGGGTACGCAGCCTCGTTCATTCGGGGATGGCGAGAGTCATGGCTATGGCACAGAAACGACACGGCCTGATCTGAGCTATGATGCAGATCCAAACTGCAGAGCATCGAAGTTCAGGAGTCGATGGAACGGTGAATCCCTGCGGGTGCAAGCCGGAACAGGGCATACAGGCAGCCCGGTGTCTGCCCGGGTTCGGCGCTAAGCTGAATGCCGCAATGAACAGAAGGGGGCTTACTCCTCCCACTCAAAACTTTTACTCAGAACGATTCAAGTAGCTGGTGTTGCTATTGCTATATATGGAGACACCAGACTGGCATACTGGACGCTCTTTTCTTAAGCAGACTCATCTACAGGAGCCGAGTCCATCAACAGGAACCGAAACCGGAAATCCTAAAGTATGTGGTACATGTGAACCATCCCAGGTTCTGATAGCACTTCCTCAGGTTTCAGATATTCCGATGGATCCGATGTTACTCAGCGATATAATGGAGATGCGTCGGACTGTCCGTGAATATTCTGATGAGCCTCTTATGAAATGGGAACTTTCCCTGATGCTTCATTATACTCAAGGAGTGAGTGAAACCGGAGGTGCACCACATCTGCGTAATGCCCCGTCTGCTGGTGCGTTGCACCCATTTGAAACATATATCGTTGTAAACCGGGTTGAAGGTCTTGAACCTGGTATTTATCGATACCTCCCGCTCGATCATGCCCTGGTAAAAGAGACATGTCATGTTGGTGGAGGGGAGGCTGTTGCTGCAGCTTGCAGAAGGCCAAATATAATCCTGAGAGCTGCAGTTGCTTTCCTGTGGATCGCTGTTCCTGACCGGATTCTCTGGAAGTTTGGATCCAGAGGTTGGAGGTATTTATTTATCGAATCCGGACATGTCTGTCAGAACCTGTATCTTATTGCAACAGCCCTTGGTTGTGGAACATGTGCCATCGGTTCATATCGTGATGATGAGATGAATTGTGCTCTTGGATTGGATGGAGAAGAGCAGTTCTGCATTTATCTTGCAGCAGTAGGGAAAAGAAAAGATTAATTTATCGTCTCATAGGAGGACGGATTGGTAGTCCTCTCTCTATAAGATAATCTTTCACTTCTGAAACAGTCATCTCCCCATAGTGAAAGACGCTCGCTGCTAATGCTGCGTCAGCCTTACCGTATACAAACCCATCGTAAAAATGTTCAAGGTTTCCTACACCTCCTGATGCGATGACCGGAATTCCAACTGCATCTGATATTCGGGAGGTAATTGGGATGTCAAATCCATCTTTAGTTCCGTCTGTCTCCATTGACGTAAGCAAAATTTCTCCTGCACCCCGCTCTTCTGCTTCCTGCGCCCACTTTATTGCATCAATTCCGGTAGGTTTAGATCCCCCGTATGTTACAACCTCGTACCAGCACGTGGTACCATCTTTGAGAGAGACCTGCGTAGCTTCAGGATTATCACTCATATTTCGCCTGACATCAATGGCTACCACGATACACTGAGTACCAAATGCCCGGGCACCCTGTTCTATTAATGAGGGATCTTCAACAGCACTCGTATTCATGCTGACTTTATCGGCTCCCGCACGTAGGGTACGTTTGATATCATCCAGGGATCTGATACCCCCACCAACAGTCAGGGGAAGGAAGAGCCGGTCTGCAGCACGACTGATTACATCGATGATCATACCCCGGTTCTCTTTTGATGCGGTGATATCAAGAAATACCACTTCATCTGCTCCCTGTTCATTATATCGCTCGGCGAGTTCCACAGGATCGCCGGCATCTCGCAGTCCAATGAAGTTCGTCCCTTTTACTACACGACCGTCTTTGATATCCAGACATGGGATGATGCGACGGGTAAGTACCATGCCTGAGATCTCCTCCGCCTTCCCTGATGAGGGTTATGATTCAGTATCTGATTCATTTAATATTTCAGCCGTCCTTATTATACCGAAGATTCAAAATCCTGTCTGACGCGGACTATCCGGATGTTGGATAGGAAAAATTTTTGGAAGATTATACATGGACTCAGGGGATCTTAAGATAGAATGGGCACGGCAATATATGCCGGTGCTTGGCACTATTGCCGACCGGTTTAGAAAAGATAAACCATTTGAGGGCATGACCATCGGCATGGCTCTTCATGTTGAAGCAAAAACCGCCAACCTTGTTAAAACTCTTGCAGCAGGTGGAGCTCAGGTTTTCATCACCGGGTGCAATCCACTTTCAACCCAGGATGATGTTGCTCAGGCATTAGACAGAGTTGATGGCGTTACGTGTTATGCAAAACGCGGATGCTCAGTTGATGAGTATTACTCGGCCATGGATGCCGTTCTTGATGCAAAGCCGGATATTACCATCGATGATGGAATGGACCTGATCCACCGGATGCACACGTCCAGGCGGGATGTGCTAACGAAGATCATCGGTGGATGTGAAGAGACAACAACCGGTATCCACCGCCTTCGTGCAATGGCTGAAGAAGGAAAGTTAGAGTTCCCGGTCATTGCTGTCAACGATACCCCTATGAAGAGGTTCTTTGATAATGTGCATGGAACCGGAGAAAGTGCCCTGACTGCTATCATGGCAACTACAAATAACCTGATAGCCGGAAAATGGCTGGTTGTCGCTGGATTTGGATATTGCGGAAGAGGAATCGCACGGAAAGCTTCCGGGCTTGGTGCAAAGGTTATCGTTACTGAAGTTGATCCACGTCGGGCCCTTGAGGCATACATGGAAGGATACCATGTCATGCCGATGAACAAAGCTGCAGAGATCGGTGACATCTTTATCACCACAACTGGTAACAAAGACATCATCAATGAACAGCATTTCAAATTATTGAAAGACGGGGCAATTCTCTCCAATGCCGGTCATTTCAATGTTGAGATTGATGGTGCATGGCTAAACAAAAATGCCGAGCAGATAATTGAACGTGATGGCATTCAGAGTTACCTGATCAATGGTCGTACCATCCACCTGCTAGCAGAAGGCAGACTCGTTAACCTGGCTGTACCAAAAGGAATGGGTCACCCGATAGAGGTAATGGATCTCTCGTTTGCTCTGCAGGCCCTTGGAACCCGGTTCATTGCAGAACATCATACCGAGCTTAAGCCCGGAGTTCATGCAGTACCTGACA is part of the Methanospirillum lacunae genome and harbors:
- a CDS encoding adenosylhomocysteinase codes for the protein MDSGDLKIEWARQYMPVLGTIADRFRKDKPFEGMTIGMALHVEAKTANLVKTLAAGGAQVFITGCNPLSTQDDVAQALDRVDGVTCYAKRGCSVDEYYSAMDAVLDAKPDITIDDGMDLIHRMHTSRRDVLTKIIGGCEETTTGIHRLRAMAEEGKLEFPVIAVNDTPMKRFFDNVHGTGESALTAIMATTNNLIAGKWLVVAGFGYCGRGIARKASGLGAKVIVTEVDPRRALEAYMEGYHVMPMNKAAEIGDIFITTTGNKDIINEQHFKLLKDGAILSNAGHFNVEIDGAWLNKNAEQIIERDGIQSYLINGRTIHLLAEGRLVNLAVPKGMGHPIEVMDLSFALQALGTRFIAEHHTELKPGVHAVPDSIDREVASIKLASLGLGIDTLSADQEHYMCSWDVGT
- a CDS encoding SagB/ThcOx family dehydrogenase; this encodes METPDWHTGRSFLKQTHLQEPSPSTGTETGNPKVCGTCEPSQVLIALPQVSDIPMDPMLLSDIMEMRRTVREYSDEPLMKWELSLMLHYTQGVSETGGAPHLRNAPSAGALHPFETYIVVNRVEGLEPGIYRYLPLDHALVKETCHVGGGEAVAAACRRPNIILRAAVAFLWIAVPDRILWKFGSRGWRYLFIESGHVCQNLYLIATALGCGTCAIGSYRDDEMNCALGLDGEEQFCIYLAAVGKRKD
- the hisF gene encoding imidazole glycerol phosphate synthase subunit HisF: MVLTRRIIPCLDIKDGRVVKGTNFIGLRDAGDPVELAERYNEQGADEVVFLDITASKENRGMIIDVISRAADRLFLPLTVGGGIRSLDDIKRTLRAGADKVSMNTSAVEDPSLIEQGARAFGTQCIVVAIDVRRNMSDNPEATQVSLKDGTTCWYEVVTYGGSKPTGIDAIKWAQEAEERGAGEILLTSMETDGTKDGFDIPITSRISDAVGIPVIASGGVGNLEHFYDGFVYGKADAALAASVFHYGEMTVSEVKDYLIERGLPIRPPMRR